TTCCTTCTTATGACGAATGGGGTATAATACTATTTATTAACATTAAAGGAGTGTATGGAAATGTCATTAAATTCTTGGTTCAAAAAGGGCATGACTTTTCAAGAATATGTAGAAGCAATGAATGTAAATAAAGAAGAACTTCTAAAAATCTATCATGAAGTTACAATTCCTGAAAGTACACAAACAAAACTTGAACAATTAAAGAATCTTAATTGGAAGGTTGTTACTTTAACTGCAGATTGGTGTGGAGATGCATTACTTAATGTACCAGTTATTCAGAAAATGATGGAAAAAGCAAATATAGATACTAGATTCCTAATACGAGATGAAAACCTAGAATTAATGGATCAATATTTAACGAATGGTAAATCTCGTTCTATTCCAATTTTTGTTTTTATGGATGAAAAAGGAAATGAAGTAAATGTATGGGGTCCACGTTCTGCGGAGATTGAAGAAATTGTAGTTGAAATGAAAAAAGAGCTTCCAGATAAAGAA
This genomic interval from Gottfriedia acidiceleris contains the following:
- a CDS encoding thioredoxin family protein translates to MSLNSWFKKGMTFQEYVEAMNVNKEELLKIYHEVTIPESTQTKLEQLKNLNWKVVTLTADWCGDALLNVPVIQKMMEKANIDTRFLIRDENLELMDQYLTNGKSRSIPIFVFMDEKGNEVNVWGPRSAEIEEIVVEMKKELPDKEDPNFQEKQTAVFKAIRTNFVEDKKYWNSVINSVEEKLFS